Proteins encoded in a region of the Paenibacillus sp. E222 genome:
- a CDS encoding sugar ABC transporter permease, which translates to MQKPQVQVTTRPPKEMTESGHRGRPWIKSWQLYSLLIFPLAYLIIFKYVPMYGTLIAFKNYVPTKGIWGSDWVGLLHFERFLNSYQFVRILKNTLSLALYELAVGFPLPILLALGLNYVRNTFFKKSVQMITYAPHFISVVVLVGITMQFLQPGTGALNVILGFFGVDSVHFMAKPEYFKTIYVLSGLWQNIGFSCIIYLAALSAIDPTLHEAALMDGASKVRRMWHVDLPGIIPVITVLFILQMGNFMDLGFEKVLLMQNPLNMRTSEIIDTYVYNIGLKGAVPQYSAAAAIGLFKNVVALILLVIANRMARRTGNSLW; encoded by the coding sequence ATGCAGAAGCCGCAAGTACAGGTTACAACCAGACCACCAAAAGAGATGACTGAATCCGGGCATCGTGGGAGACCCTGGATCAAAAGTTGGCAATTGTACAGCTTATTGATTTTTCCTTTAGCGTACCTGATTATTTTCAAGTATGTCCCTATGTATGGAACGCTAATTGCATTCAAAAATTATGTTCCAACCAAAGGAATATGGGGAAGTGATTGGGTTGGCCTGCTGCATTTCGAACGTTTTTTGAACTCGTATCAATTTGTAAGAATACTGAAAAATACGCTCTCCTTGGCGCTGTATGAATTGGCGGTGGGATTCCCGTTGCCGATTCTGCTGGCGCTGGGACTTAACTATGTCCGAAACACGTTTTTCAAAAAGAGTGTACAGATGATAACCTATGCTCCGCACTTTATATCAGTTGTGGTACTCGTCGGAATTACAATGCAATTTTTGCAGCCTGGAACTGGAGCGTTAAACGTTATTTTAGGTTTTTTTGGGGTTGATTCTGTTCACTTTATGGCCAAACCAGAATATTTCAAAACGATCTACGTATTGTCCGGCTTATGGCAAAATATTGGTTTTTCCTGCATTATTTATCTGGCTGCCTTGTCAGCCATCGATCCCACGCTTCATGAGGCCGCATTGATGGACGGAGCCTCAAAAGTAAGACGAATGTGGCATGTGGATCTGCCAGGCATCATCCCAGTCATTACCGTGCTCTTTATTTTGCAAATGGGTAATTTCATGGATTTGGGATTTGAGAAGGTGCTTTTGATGCAAAATCCACTAAATATGCGTACATCAGAAATTATTGATACGTACGTGTACAATATCGGCCTTAAAGGAGCTGTTCCGCAGTATTCGGCAGCCGCGGCCATCGGTTTATTTAAAAATGTGGTTGCGCTTATTCTGCTGGTCATTGCGAATAGGATGGCACGACGTACAGGCAACAGTCTGTGGTAA
- a CDS encoding carbohydrate ABC transporter permease gives MSNISIRKSKGDLIFDIINHSVLIILLLAVLYPLVYIVSASFSASESVVSGKVWLWPVKPTLDGYKAVFANGMIWTGFMNSLVYAVAGTFINVMFTILAAYPLSRHDLKGRGIFTFLFVFTMMFSGGLIPTYLVVRDLGLLDTRLALILPAALSVWNMLITRTYFQTTISRELLEAGQMDGCNDYKFLWKIVLPLSGPIVAVISLFYAVGHWNQYFSAMIYLRDPQLFPLQLVLRDILIQNQIDFSTMSSTEELVKREGIRELLKYSLIVVSTLPLMVVYPFVQRYFVKGMMIGSLKG, from the coding sequence ATGTCAAACATATCCATTCGCAAAAGTAAAGGAGATCTCATCTTTGACATAATCAATCACAGTGTGTTGATCATCCTGCTTCTGGCTGTGCTCTATCCTCTGGTGTATATCGTCAGCGCATCATTTAGTGCAAGCGAATCGGTTGTATCCGGAAAGGTCTGGCTATGGCCTGTCAAACCAACATTGGACGGATACAAGGCTGTTTTTGCCAACGGTATGATCTGGACAGGATTTATGAATTCATTGGTTTATGCGGTTGCAGGTACTTTTATCAATGTGATGTTTACGATATTGGCGGCGTATCCGTTATCCCGTCATGACTTAAAAGGCAGAGGCATATTTACTTTTCTGTTTGTGTTCACAATGATGTTTTCCGGGGGACTGATCCCCACGTATCTCGTTGTCCGGGACTTGGGGTTGCTTGATACCCGGTTGGCGCTGATTTTGCCTGCGGCCCTGTCAGTCTGGAACATGCTCATTACGAGAACGTATTTTCAGACAACCATATCCAGAGAACTTCTGGAAGCAGGACAGATGGACGGATGCAATGACTACAAGTTTTTATGGAAAATTGTTCTGCCCTTATCCGGTCCGATTGTAGCGGTCATCTCGTTGTTTTATGCGGTTGGCCACTGGAATCAGTATTTCAGTGCGATGATCTATTTGCGCGATCCACAACTGTTTCCGTTGCAATTAGTGCTGCGAGACATCCTGATCCAGAATCAGATTGATTTTTCCACCATGAGTAGCACAGAGGAGCTCGTCAAGCGAGAAGGGATTCGAGAATTGCTGAAATATTCGCTTATCGTGGTATCTACGTTGCCACTTATGGTTGTGTATCCTTTTGTGCAGAGGTATTTTGTCAAAGGTATGATGATCGGTTCATTAAAAGGCTGA
- a CDS encoding ABC transporter substrate-binding protein: MRRNVRLFWMLMLVFVFLTSACSPAGNNTESSQNEGIVTVEENMTEPGSFPIVKEKVTLKVLIRGASGVDFDTNTFTKWYEEKTNVHIQFEVAPENGFEETLNLALASGNYPDMIIGMEIKPATEMLYGKSGTFLPLNDMIEKYGVNMKKIFDEKPLVQQVITAPDGNIYSVPDIGECFHCDYAKRMWINKTWLDNLGLKMPTTTEEYYNVLKAFKTQDPNGNGKADEIPLAGAVGGWNTEIEGFLMNSFIYNPMGSTQTGMMLDQGKVVAAFIQDPWKEGLAYMKRLYSEGLIAPETFTQDNAQYRQMGEGGDAPRVGSCPGGLYGCTAYGQERYKEYVALPPLAGPDGTRIAWTNPYEGITSGRIVITNNSKYPEVAFRWADGLLDGGEVSLRSDTGTMGEYWDWAEEGTGINGKPAVWEKLKEKTADSNVGWQTRAPRYYPADLRLGEKRNDEFPLEVILFEAAKQYEPYKADSSLVIPPLFYDEEQAAELVNLEKTIIDYKKEMLARFITGDADLESEWGTYVDTMNQMGLERYAQIIQEAYDASQK; encoded by the coding sequence ATGAGAAGAAATGTACGGTTGTTCTGGATGTTAATGTTGGTTTTCGTCTTCCTTACAAGCGCTTGCTCACCTGCCGGGAACAATACTGAGTCCTCGCAGAACGAGGGAATTGTAACTGTTGAGGAAAATATGACCGAACCAGGAAGTTTTCCTATCGTCAAAGAAAAAGTGACGCTCAAGGTACTTATCCGCGGAGCATCGGGGGTTGATTTTGATACAAATACATTTACGAAATGGTACGAAGAAAAAACCAATGTACACATTCAATTTGAGGTTGCTCCCGAGAATGGCTTCGAAGAGACGCTTAATCTAGCCCTTGCCAGTGGCAACTATCCGGATATGATTATCGGCATGGAGATCAAGCCAGCTACCGAGATGTTATATGGAAAATCCGGTACATTTTTGCCTCTAAACGATATGATTGAAAAATATGGCGTCAACATGAAGAAGATCTTTGATGAAAAACCGTTAGTGCAGCAAGTCATTACTGCTCCTGACGGGAATATATACAGCGTTCCAGACATCGGGGAATGTTTTCATTGTGATTATGCCAAACGGATGTGGATCAACAAAACATGGCTGGATAATCTGGGCCTTAAAATGCCAACGACAACTGAAGAATATTATAACGTGTTGAAAGCTTTTAAGACACAAGACCCCAATGGAAACGGGAAAGCCGACGAAATTCCACTTGCGGGCGCTGTTGGAGGATGGAATACCGAAATTGAAGGTTTCCTGATGAACTCTTTTATTTATAACCCAATGGGAAGTACCCAGACAGGTATGATGCTGGATCAAGGCAAGGTTGTCGCTGCTTTCATACAAGACCCATGGAAAGAAGGATTGGCTTACATGAAGCGCCTATATTCGGAGGGATTGATTGCTCCAGAAACGTTTACGCAGGATAATGCGCAGTACAGACAGATGGGTGAGGGAGGAGATGCTCCTAGAGTTGGAAGCTGTCCTGGCGGTTTATATGGTTGCACAGCATACGGGCAGGAGCGATATAAAGAGTACGTTGCTCTTCCACCCCTAGCTGGCCCTGACGGGACGCGCATCGCATGGACGAATCCGTATGAAGGAATCACTTCGGGACGCATCGTGATTACAAACAACTCCAAATATCCTGAAGTTGCGTTCCGATGGGCAGATGGCCTATTAGATGGAGGTGAGGTCAGTCTTCGCTCAGACACAGGAACGATGGGCGAGTATTGGGACTGGGCTGAAGAGGGAACGGGAATCAATGGCAAGCCAGCAGTCTGGGAGAAATTAAAGGAAAAAACGGCAGACAGCAATGTTGGCTGGCAGACCCGTGCACCCCGTTACTATCCAGCAGATCTACGACTCGGAGAAAAACGAAACGACGAATTTCCACTGGAGGTTATCCTCTTTGAGGCTGCTAAGCAATACGAACCTTACAAAGCTGACAGCAGTCTAGTCATTCCTCCACTGTTCTATGACGAAGAGCAGGCTGCCGAACTGGTGAATCTGGAGAAGACCATTATTGATTATAAAAAAGAAATGCTAGCCAGATTCATCACAGGGGATGCTGACCTGGAAAGCGAATGGGGCACTTATGTAGATACAATGAACCAAATGGGGTTGGAGCGTTACGCACAAATTATTCAGGAAGCATATGATGCCAGTCAGAAATAA
- a CDS encoding IS3 family transposase (programmed frameshift), which translates to MAKKGQTFRRYSLDLKLEAVRLVNEEHMSIREVATRLDIQNKSQVQVWAAKAKQGMSLEPVTSKRGRPRTKFSSMEEEMAYLRAEIEYFKKAVSKSTQGVTSKAARFQIIEDLRARHGLVWLLKLAAVSRSGYYKWRKSIAAAKERRHKEHELESHLLAIHRVHPYFGYLRMTVALRREGLRVNHKKVYRLMKQLGICSVIRKKCRFFGKQASVVNPNRLECQFQADTPRTKLVTDITYIRAGEHFVYLSVIQDLYNNEIVAWHLSERNDLALVHDTLDRLRQHVDLNGVILHSDQGFQYTSKPFNRKLNQLGMLGSHSRRGNCLDNACIEPFFSHLKTEKIYLNKAANKAEVEQQVSEYILFYNQNRFQKKLNDRSPVEYRETAAA; encoded by the exons ATGGCTAAAAAAGGTCAAACATTCCGGCGGTACTCTTTGGATTTGAAATTGGAGGCAGTTCGGCTGGTCAACGAAGAACATATGAGTATACGCGAAGTAGCGACACGTTTAGATATTCAAAATAAATCTCAGGTACAAGTGTGGGCAGCAAAAGCAAAACAGGGAATGAGTCTGGAGCCTGTTACGTCCAAACGGGGACGCCCTAGAACCAAGTTTTCCAGTATGGAAGAAGAGATGGCGTACTTGCGGGCGGAGATTGAATATT TTAAAAAAGCAGTATCCAAATCTACACAAGGAGTGACGAGTAAAGCGGCCAGATTTCAAATTATTGAGGACCTACGAGCACGCCACGGTCTGGTTTGGCTCTTGAAGTTAGCTGCGGTTTCCCGCTCGGGTTATTACAAGTGGAGAAAAAGCATAGCAGCAGCAAAAGAGCGTAGACACAAGGAACATGAACTAGAATCCCATTTGCTTGCCATTCATCGCGTGCATCCTTACTTTGGCTATCTTCGAATGACCGTTGCTTTACGACGGGAAGGCCTTCGAGTCAACCACAAAAAGGTGTACCGATTAATGAAACAATTAGGCATCTGTTCGGTCATTCGAAAAAAGTGTCGATTCTTTGGAAAACAAGCCTCTGTGGTGAACCCGAATCGGCTGGAGTGTCAGTTTCAGGCGGATACACCACGAACGAAGCTGGTTACGGACATTACCTATATTCGTGCTGGAGAACACTTTGTGTATCTCTCTGTTATTCAGGATTTATACAATAACGAAATTGTAGCGTGGCATCTTTCTGAACGAAATGACCTCGCTTTAGTTCATGACACGCTGGATAGACTCCGTCAGCACGTGGATCTGAATGGCGTAATCCTACACTCAGATCAAGGATTTCAATATACGTCGAAGCCATTTAACCGTAAACTAAACCAGCTCGGCATGCTAGGCAGTCACTCCAGGCGTGGAAATTGCTTAGATAATGCCTGTATTGAACCTTTTTTCTCTCATTTGAAGACGGAGAAAATTTATTTGAATAAGGCAGCAAACAAAGCAGAGGTTGAACAGCAAGTGAGTGAATACATATTGTTTTACAACCAAAACCGATTTCAGAAAAAACTAAACGACCGCTCCCCGGTAGAATACCGGGAAACGGCCGCAGCTTAA